A window of Fodinibius salinus contains these coding sequences:
- a CDS encoding efflux RND transporter periplasmic adaptor subunit, translated as MKYFLQWAVVSVVGLSVVVISSCSSTSSSKNIADEDSTATVPVEVATVKTDDISAYYSNTVTLEADEEAMVVSKVRGIVNKLHVEEGDVVQQGTVLAELEDEQLQLEAKRAKATMDRLENDLNRKKELYKKELISAQEYENAKYEYQAQQSDYELAKLQVKYTHIRAPIAGVISERLIKKGNMINADQEVFQITDFDPLLAVLNVPEHEMEKLQKGQQALIQVDAVANKTFEGKVLRISPTVDSETGTFEVTVSVKDESRRLKPGMFGQVQIVYDTHLNTPTIPKNAIINEDETSNVFVIRNNMAFRKQVQVGYENGNAVEISDGLQPADTVVTVGQSSLQDSALVKIVED; from the coding sequence ATGAAATATTTTTTGCAATGGGCAGTAGTTAGTGTGGTCGGGCTTTCGGTAGTTGTCATTTCTTCGTGCAGTTCTACATCATCATCCAAAAATATTGCTGACGAAGATTCCACAGCTACCGTACCCGTAGAAGTCGCTACCGTAAAAACCGATGATATTTCGGCTTATTACTCCAATACCGTTACCCTTGAAGCCGATGAAGAAGCAATGGTAGTATCCAAAGTTCGGGGAATTGTTAACAAGCTCCACGTTGAAGAGGGAGATGTTGTACAACAAGGAACCGTATTAGCAGAACTTGAGGATGAGCAACTACAGCTCGAAGCCAAGCGCGCCAAGGCAACAATGGATCGGCTTGAAAATGACCTTAACCGAAAGAAAGAATTATATAAGAAAGAGCTCATCAGCGCTCAAGAATATGAAAATGCCAAGTATGAATATCAGGCCCAACAATCAGATTATGAGCTAGCCAAGCTGCAGGTTAAATATACTCACATTCGAGCGCCCATCGCGGGTGTCATCTCAGAGCGCCTGATCAAAAAAGGCAATATGATCAATGCTGATCAGGAAGTTTTTCAGATTACTGATTTTGACCCTCTCCTGGCCGTCCTCAACGTTCCAGAGCATGAAATGGAAAAATTGCAAAAAGGCCAACAGGCACTGATACAAGTTGATGCCGTAGCCAACAAGACTTTTGAAGGCAAAGTGTTGCGTATTAGTCCCACGGTAGATTCCGAGACTGGAACATTTGAGGTTACCGTATCAGTCAAAGATGAATCTCGTCGGTTAAAACCGGGCATGTTTGGACAAGTGCAGATTGTGTATGACACACATCTTAATACGCCAACTATCCCTAAAAATGCCATCATTAACGAAGACGAAACGAGTAATGTATTTGTCATCCGAAATAACATGGCATTTCGCAAACAGGTACAGGTAGGATATGAAAATGGCAACGCTGTTGAAATTTCAGACGGATTGCAGCCTGCTGATACTGTCGTAACTGTGGGACAAAGCAGCCTGCAAGACAGTGCACTGGTTAAAATTGTAGAAGATTAA